A single Halarcobacter anaerophilus DNA region contains:
- the sppA gene encoding signal peptide peptidase SppA: protein MFDFIKKLFYPIIAILDFITKYFKTIVFLTIVYFFVSSSTENAINTDSFQQANLQKIELFGAIMTADKVLAKIEEAKTNKNIKGVLLDVNSPGGAVAPSVELSYAIKELSKIKPVVAYASGVMASGSYYASIWADKIVANPGAMVGSIGVIFQGANFEELMEKVGVKTQTIKAGLYKESGTPTRQWTTYEKEELEKVIKDTYNMFVGDVAKARKLKVEDHTKFANAHIFTSSQAKKVGLVDSVATLSYAKNLIIKLSKVQKPVWKKEDKFDKFLDRVISEAVTNFSVMFNSNLKAY from the coding sequence ATGTTTGATTTTATAAAGAAACTTTTTTATCCGATAATTGCAATTTTAGATTTTATTACAAAATATTTTAAAACAATAGTATTTTTGACTATTGTTTATTTTTTTGTATCAAGTTCTACTGAAAATGCAATAAATACAGATAGTTTCCAACAAGCGAATTTACAAAAAATTGAACTTTTCGGTGCTATTATGACAGCAGATAAAGTTTTAGCCAAAATTGAAGAGGCAAAAACTAATAAAAATATCAAAGGTGTACTGCTTGATGTAAACTCTCCGGGAGGTGCAGTTGCTCCATCTGTTGAATTAAGTTATGCAATAAAAGAGTTAAGTAAAATAAAACCCGTGGTAGCTTATGCAAGCGGAGTTATGGCAAGCGGAAGTTATTATGCTTCTATCTGGGCTGATAAAATAGTTGCGAATCCTGGAGCAATGGTAGGTTCAATAGGTGTGATTTTTCAAGGTGCAAACTTTGAGGAGCTTATGGAAAAAGTCGGAGTTAAAACTCAAACAATAAAAGCAGGACTTTATAAAGAGTCAGGAACACCTACAAGGCAGTGGACTACTTATGAAAAAGAGGAGCTTGAAAAAGTTATAAAAGATACATACAATATGTTTGTAGGTGATGTCGCAAAAGCAAGAAAACTAAAAGTGGAAGATCATACTAAATTTGCAAATGCACATATTTTTACCTCTTCACAAGCTAAAAAAGTTGGACTAGTAGATAGTGTTGCAACGCTTTCATATGCGAAAAACTTAATTATAAAACTCTCAAAAGTTCAAAAACCTGTTTGGAAAAAAGAGGATAAATTCGATAAATTTTTAGATAGAGTTATCAGTGAAGCAGTTACAAATTTTTCTGTTATGTTTAACTCTAATTTAAAAGCATATTAG
- a CDS encoding PAS domain-containing sensor histidine kinase: MFESFSFTKRYILALTIIAFLSILAFFNLSKLLSIQSNDAKLVNMSGNQKIITREIAFFAIYYKVDRLKVRIKKMEDTHKKLTSIKMSKELHSIYYGKKVNLDKKVKKYLFHAKRFYNNRDGRSQNYVLKNSEKLLVDLEKAVLVYLKEAQENTNKLQQIESYILIFTLITLFFEALFIFMPANRKINNRTNELIKEKEFSNAVIESSTNAIITLDSQLKIRTFNKEAENIFKYTKEEMLNKARFKEIIPKEYNILNSKNFNKVQEAEALNKKGEKFPIRISLGSSGENKEVAIVANIQDISKEKLNEKILEQQSKFAALGEMIAIIAHQWRQPLSQLSFNCMYIRKKTKDKEIIRETLDNEEIIQFMSKTITNFQDFYKKTDNSIFNPIVSINQALKILDSILKLNQVTLIKRIDSKINIYGNSNSLAHIVLSIIQNSIDIIKSNKIESPSITINLKDSSKYIVLSIKDNAGGIKIYPINDIFEPFNTKKDKPSTGIGLYMSKIIIKNQFNGIIKAQNIQKGAKFTILLPH, encoded by the coding sequence ATGTTTGAAAGTTTTAGTTTTACAAAAAGATATATTTTAGCTTTAACTATTATTGCTTTTTTATCTATACTAGCATTTTTTAATTTAAGCAAACTTTTATCTATCCAATCAAATGATGCAAAACTTGTAAATATGAGCGGTAATCAAAAAATTATCACCAGAGAAATTGCATTTTTTGCAATTTATTATAAAGTTGACAGACTAAAAGTTAGAATAAAAAAAATGGAAGATACTCATAAAAAACTCACATCTATAAAAATGTCAAAAGAGTTGCATTCTATATATTATGGTAAAAAAGTAAATTTAGATAAAAAAGTAAAAAAATATCTATTCCATGCAAAAAGATTTTATAATAATAGAGATGGTCGAAGTCAAAACTACGTATTAAAAAATTCTGAAAAATTATTAGTTGATTTAGAAAAAGCTGTACTAGTTTATTTAAAGGAAGCCCAAGAAAACACGAATAAGTTACAACAAATTGAATCATATATTTTAATCTTTACTTTAATAACTTTGTTCTTCGAAGCTTTATTTATTTTTATGCCTGCAAATCGAAAAATAAATAACCGTACAAATGAACTCATAAAAGAGAAAGAGTTTTCCAATGCAGTTATTGAATCAAGTACTAATGCCATTATCACATTAGACAGCCAATTGAAAATCAGGACATTCAATAAAGAGGCAGAAAATATATTCAAATACACTAAAGAAGAGATGTTAAATAAAGCAAGATTCAAAGAAATTATTCCAAAAGAATATAATATATTAAATTCTAAAAACTTTAATAAAGTTCAAGAAGCAGAAGCGTTAAATAAAAAAGGAGAGAAGTTCCCGATAAGAATCTCTTTGGGTTCTAGTGGAGAGAATAAAGAAGTTGCAATAGTTGCAAATATTCAAGATATTTCAAAAGAAAAATTGAATGAAAAAATTCTTGAACAACAGTCTAAGTTTGCGGCATTAGGCGAAATGATAGCAATTATTGCACATCAATGGAGACAACCGTTATCTCAACTAAGTTTTAATTGTATGTATATCAGAAAAAAAACAAAAGATAAAGAGATTATACGTGAAACACTTGACAATGAAGAAATTATTCAATTTATGTCTAAAACTATTACAAATTTTCAAGATTTCTATAAAAAAACAGATAATAGTATTTTTAATCCCATAGTATCAATTAATCAAGCTTTAAAAATCCTTGATTCTATACTCAAATTAAACCAAGTAACATTAATAAAAAGAATTGATTCAAAAATTAATATATATGGGAATTCAAATAGTCTTGCCCATATTGTTTTATCAATCATTCAAAATAGTATAGACATAATAAAATCAAATAAAATCGAATCACCTTCTATTACAATTAATTTAAAAGATTCCAGTAAATATATAGTTTTGAGTATTAAAGACAATGCAGGAGGGATAAAAATTTATCCAATTAATGATATATTTGAACCTTTTAATACTAAAAAAGACAAACCCTCTACTGGTATTGGACTTTATATGTCAAAAATTATTATAAAAAATCAATTTAATGGAATAATCAAAGCTCAAAATATTCAAAAAGGAGCAAAGTTTACCATACTTTTACCCCATTAA
- a CDS encoding response regulator transcription factor, translating into MTEKCEIKLKKSSILLAEDEDSLRNSFKKVLLLYVQKVYTVSDGEEALDVYNKYKPDIIITDLKMPKLNGLDLIKIIRKENENIPIIVTSAYTDQSFLLESIKLSLVEYAIKPLREINLSQLLERCAEILLKNSKTIIDFGKNGFYDYNNKTFSFQGDIILLTNKEIDFFELLLANRGTLVTKNDIEDKLYIYDEVPPSALKNLVFKLRKKLKADIIKTISKLGYMIE; encoded by the coding sequence ATGACAGAAAAATGTGAAATAAAATTAAAAAAATCTTCTATCCTTTTAGCAGAAGATGAAGATTCTTTAAGGAATAGTTTTAAAAAAGTTCTATTACTTTATGTTCAGAAAGTTTATACTGTATCTGATGGAGAAGAGGCTTTAGATGTTTATAATAAATATAAACCAGATATAATAATTACTGATCTAAAAATGCCGAAATTAAATGGATTGGACTTAATAAAAATAATTAGAAAAGAAAATGAAAATATACCTATTATCGTTACTAGTGCCTATACTGATCAAAGTTTTTTATTAGAGTCCATAAAATTATCTTTAGTAGAATATGCAATAAAACCATTGCGAGAAATAAATTTATCACAATTACTTGAAAGATGTGCAGAAATTTTATTAAAAAATTCAAAAACAATTATTGATTTTGGGAAAAATGGTTTTTATGATTACAATAATAAAACTTTTTCTTTTCAAGGTGATATTATTCTTTTAACTAATAAAGAAATTGATTTTTTTGAACTTCTTCTTGCTAACAGAGGAACTTTAGTTACTAAAAACGATATAGAAGATAAATTGTATATTTATGATGAAGTTCCTCCTAGTGCCTTAAAAAATCTTGTTTTTAAATTAAGAAAAAAATTAAAAGCAGATATTATTAAAACAATTTCCAAACTTGGATATATGATAGAATAA
- the nosZ gene encoding Sec-dependent nitrous-oxide reductase, whose translation MEKSFNKVSSLILGTALTASVASGATGELSKVMKERGLSEIDVVRAAKTYNPTGVKDKYVVFSSGGQSGQMIVYGVPSMRLLKYIGVFTPEPWQGYGYDEDSKKILRQGNIRGREINWGDTHHPALSETDGKYDGKWLAINDKANPRIAIIDLTDFETKQIVVNPVFKSDHGGAFFTPNSEHILESAQYAAPFDNNYHSIEDYKEEYRGGVTVWKFDPKIGRVIPNDSYTIEMPPYMQDLSDSGKGISNGWGFTNSFNSEMYTGGIEVGMPPNEAGMSRNDTDFLHVYNWEKLYKLSKNPKNVKMINNHKVIPMDVAVKNNALFLIPEPKSPHGVDVDPTGQYIVVCGKLDTHASVYDFKKIKELINNKEFVGKDPYGIPILDMKKTLHGQVELGLGPLHNQFSPVDGEIYTSLYVDSQVVKWNFKTLKVLDKQNVHYNIGHLAGMEGKSADPQGEYIIALNKLSIDRFQNVGPLHPQNHQLIDISGKKMDLLVDMPLPLGEPHQAVAIRASKLHPHVRYEMGTNTKTGKQHIGKTLAGQERIERDGKNVKVYATLVRSHINPERITVNKGDNVTIYITNLERAEDETHGFTVDNYDLHGSLEPGETIELNFNADIEGVFPYYCTEFCSALHLEMMGYLMVKDPNKKYVSSQKLKMKKMSPEELKAEYDKTIAVNNATDSVIQSVVKFLKDNNYQEHKVVANLVKDALDQYNKIPEQKRKANEALKKGDVEKAILFENMIWQLMVKTADVGIRAKDSLVRLVATKQSTAAARGETAFAEGGCNGCHVIGKVSSGPDLTGVLQRHENGIDWVSRFILAPETKYNDPYVKAMIDYFNLKMPNQHMNKEEVKDIIEYLKWVDENANLF comes from the coding sequence ATGGAAAAGTCATTTAATAAAGTTTCTTCATTGATTTTAGGTACTGCTCTTACTGCTTCAGTAGCTTCTGGTGCAACAGGAGAATTGAGTAAAGTAATGAAAGAAAGAGGTCTCTCTGAGATTGACGTTGTTAGAGCTGCAAAAACTTATAATCCAACGGGAGTAAAAGATAAGTATGTAGTATTTTCTTCCGGTGGACAATCTGGACAAATGATTGTTTACGGTGTACCCTCAATGAGACTATTAAAATATATAGGAGTATTTACTCCCGAACCATGGCAAGGATATGGGTATGATGAAGATTCAAAAAAAATCTTAAGACAAGGAAATATTAGAGGTAGAGAAATTAATTGGGGAGATACTCATCACCCAGCACTTTCTGAAACAGATGGAAAATATGATGGTAAATGGTTAGCAATTAATGATAAAGCAAATCCCAGAATTGCAATTATAGATTTAACAGATTTTGAAACGAAACAAATTGTAGTTAATCCAGTTTTTAAATCTGATCATGGTGGAGCATTTTTTACTCCAAATTCTGAGCATATATTGGAATCTGCTCAATATGCTGCACCTTTTGACAATAATTATCACTCTATTGAAGATTATAAAGAAGAATATAGGGGCGGTGTTACTGTTTGGAAATTTGATCCTAAGATAGGAAGAGTTATTCCTAATGATTCTTATACAATTGAAATGCCTCCATATATGCAAGATTTATCTGATTCAGGTAAAGGTATCAGCAATGGATGGGGTTTTACAAACTCATTTAATTCTGAAATGTATACGGGTGGAATTGAGGTTGGAATGCCCCCTAATGAGGCAGGAATGTCAAGAAATGATACTGACTTTTTACACGTTTATAATTGGGAAAAACTTTATAAATTATCAAAAAATCCTAAAAATGTAAAAATGATAAATAATCATAAAGTTATTCCCATGGATGTGGCAGTTAAAAATAATGCATTATTTTTAATTCCTGAACCAAAATCACCGCACGGTGTTGATGTTGATCCTACCGGTCAATATATAGTTGTATGTGGTAAATTAGATACTCACGCATCTGTATATGATTTCAAAAAAATCAAAGAACTTATTAATAATAAAGAATTTGTTGGAAAAGATCCTTATGGTATTCCTATTTTAGATATGAAAAAAACACTCCATGGACAAGTAGAATTAGGACTTGGACCTCTGCATAATCAATTTTCACCAGTGGACGGAGAAATTTACACTTCATTATATGTTGATTCTCAAGTTGTAAAATGGAATTTCAAAACTTTAAAAGTTCTTGACAAACAAAATGTTCATTATAATATTGGACACTTAGCTGGAATGGAAGGGAAATCTGCTGATCCTCAAGGTGAATATATTATTGCATTAAATAAATTATCAATTGATAGATTTCAGAATGTTGGTCCATTACATCCTCAAAATCATCAACTAATTGATATAAGTGGAAAGAAAATGGACTTATTAGTTGATATGCCTTTACCTTTAGGTGAACCTCATCAGGCAGTTGCAATTAGAGCTAGTAAATTGCACCCTCATGTAAGATATGAAATGGGTACAAATACTAAAACAGGTAAACAACATATCGGTAAAACACTTGCTGGACAAGAAAGAATTGAAAGAGATGGTAAAAATGTAAAGGTTTATGCAACATTGGTTCGATCTCATATTAATCCAGAAAGAATAACTGTTAATAAAGGTGATAATGTAACTATATATATTACAAATTTGGAAAGAGCAGAAGATGAAACTCACGGTTTTACTGTTGACAATTATGATCTTCACGGTTCTTTAGAACCTGGTGAAACAATAGAATTAAATTTTAATGCAGATATTGAAGGGGTTTTCCCTTACTACTGTACAGAATTCTGTTCAGCGCTTCATTTAGAAATGATGGGATATCTAATGGTCAAAGATCCTAATAAAAAATATGTTAGTTCTCAAAAACTAAAAATGAAAAAAATGAGTCCAGAAGAATTAAAAGCTGAATATGACAAAACAATTGCTGTTAATAATGCCACAGATTCTGTTATTCAATCTGTTGTCAAATTTTTAAAAGATAATAATTATCAAGAACATAAGGTTGTTGCAAATTTAGTAAAAGATGCCCTTGATCAATATAATAAAATCCCAGAACAAAAGAGAAAAGCGAATGAAGCATTGAAAAAAGGTGATGTTGAAAAAGCAATTTTATTTGAAAATATGATATGGCAATTGATGGTTAAAACGGCAGATGTTGGTATAAGAGCAAAAGATTCATTAGTTAGACTTGTTGCCACAAAGCAAAGTACTGCAGCAGCAAGAGGTGAAACAGCATTTGCAGAAGGTGGTTGTAATGGATGTCATGTTATCGGTAAGGTATCATCTGGACCGGATTTAACAGGTGTATTACAAAGACATGAAAATGGTATTGATTGGGTTAGTAGATTTATTTTAGCTCCTGAAACTAAATATAATGACCCTTATGTAAAAGCTATGATTGATTACTTTAATTTAAAAATGCCTAATCAACATATGAATAAAGAAGAAGTGAAAGATATTATTGAATATCTCAAATGGGTTGATGAAAATGCTAATCTTTTCTAA
- a CDS encoding nitrous oxide reductase family maturation protein NosD, with product MLRLFVVCCFIFINSLFANLLQETIDNAPEGAILKLPKGLYKGSIVINKPLSIIGKEEGVIIDGEGIGTVIQVNSPYVTIKNLIVQGSGDRHENLDAGIKITNSKQSEISNCIIRDSLFGIDVSMTNNSIISNNYITSKNLALGLRGDGLRLWYSNDNIITKNKLVKSRDMVVWYSHGNEISENFGEYNRYSLHFMYAGKNYVKNNIYQYNSVGIFFMYSKDTIAVGNVIKSSLGATGMGIGLKDVSNFTLKDNTVIYCAQGVYIDRSPFEPDTKNWIENNKILYNSEAVHFHSISENNVIKGNTILGNIEDIVNDSRGTKTDKNEIVGNYWDNYQGFDKNQDNIGDTPHRVYQYADQLWVYNPSVKFFYGSPVISLLSFLAKLAPFSEPIFLLQDEKPKLKL from the coding sequence ATGTTGCGTTTATTTGTTGTTTGTTGTTTTATTTTTATTAATTCTTTATTTGCTAATTTATTACAAGAAACAATAGACAATGCACCTGAAGGTGCCATATTAAAGCTTCCTAAAGGTTTATATAAAGGGTCTATTGTAATAAATAAACCTTTATCTATTATAGGTAAAGAGGAGGGAGTTATCATAGATGGTGAAGGAATTGGAACAGTTATTCAAGTTAATAGTCCTTATGTAACAATAAAAAATTTAATTGTACAAGGAAGTGGAGACAGACATGAGAATCTTGATGCCGGGATAAAAATAACTAATTCAAAACAATCTGAAATATCAAATTGCATAATTAGGGATTCTTTATTTGGTATTGATGTATCAATGACGAATAACTCTATTATTTCAAATAATTATATTACTTCAAAAAATCTTGCTTTAGGTTTAAGAGGTGATGGACTTAGACTTTGGTATTCAAATGATAATATTATTACAAAAAATAAATTAGTGAAATCAAGAGATATGGTAGTTTGGTATTCTCATGGAAATGAAATTTCTGAAAATTTTGGAGAATATAACAGATACTCTTTACATTTTATGTATGCAGGAAAAAATTACGTTAAAAATAACATATATCAATACAATTCTGTAGGAATATTTTTTATGTATAGCAAAGATACTATTGCTGTGGGAAATGTAATAAAAAGTTCATTAGGAGCAACAGGCATGGGAATAGGATTAAAAGATGTATCTAACTTTACATTAAAAGATAATACTGTTATTTATTGTGCTCAGGGAGTTTATATTGATAGATCGCCTTTTGAACCAGATACAAAAAACTGGATAGAAAATAATAAAATTCTATATAATTCAGAAGCTGTACATTTTCATTCAATTAGTGAAAATAATGTAATTAAAGGTAATACTATATTGGGTAACATTGAAGATATAGTAAATGATAGTAGAGGTACTAAAACAGATAAAAATGAGATTGTGGGAAACTATTGGGATAATTATCAAGGATTTGATAAAAATCAAGATAATATAGGAGATACACCACATAGAGTTTATCAATATGCAGATCAGTTATGGGTATATAATCCAAGTGTAAAATTTTTTTATGGTTCTCCCGTAATATCATTATTGAGCTTTCTTGCAAAGCTGGCTCCATTTAGTGAACCTATATTTTTATTACAAGATGAAAAACCAAAATTAAAATTATAA